In the Streptomyces formicae genome, one interval contains:
- a CDS encoding LysR family transcriptional regulator, with product MDLALLRTFVTVHRAGSFTRAAALLGLSQPAVTSQIRTLERQLGRPLFLRQARGVTPTTIGDELAHKAAPHLDALVEIAETGIDEDSSIRTLHLAGPPEFTAERALPALTGLTGQDGHSYALRASFGNAEEVLEGLAAGHHDLAITTARPRGALLTATPLCDEEHVLVAGERWAARVGPGKLRRKGALALENLPVVEVHESLPFVARYWASVFDTLPASSGAVIVPDLRAVLACAASGAGLAVLPRYLCAEALERGEVVALLDPAVPPLRTYFLVVRTGTLAMPHIVRAHEWLLRAAVHWA from the coding sequence ATGGACCTGGCCCTGCTGCGCACCTTCGTGACGGTGCACCGGGCCGGCTCCTTCACCCGCGCCGCCGCGCTCCTCGGACTCTCGCAGCCCGCCGTCACGTCCCAGATACGCACGCTGGAGCGGCAACTGGGGCGTCCCCTCTTCCTGCGTCAGGCCCGTGGGGTGACCCCCACGACCATCGGGGACGAGCTCGCCCACAAGGCCGCACCTCACTTGGACGCCCTGGTGGAGATCGCCGAGACGGGGATCGACGAGGACTCCTCCATCCGCACCCTGCACCTCGCGGGACCGCCCGAGTTCACCGCGGAGCGCGCCCTGCCCGCCCTCACGGGACTCACCGGGCAGGACGGCCACAGCTACGCCCTGCGTGCCTCGTTCGGCAACGCGGAGGAGGTCCTCGAAGGACTCGCCGCCGGGCACCACGACCTGGCCATCACCACGGCCCGGCCGCGCGGCGCCCTGCTCACCGCGACCCCGCTCTGCGACGAGGAGCACGTCCTGGTCGCGGGGGAGCGGTGGGCGGCCCGGGTCGGCCCCGGCAAGCTCCGCCGCAAGGGAGCGCTCGCCCTGGAGAACCTGCCCGTGGTCGAGGTGCACGAGTCGCTGCCGTTCGTCGCGCGCTACTGGGCCTCCGTCTTCGACACCCTCCCCGCCTCGTCCGGCGCGGTCATCGTCCCCGACCTCCGCGCGGTCCTCGCCTGCGCGGCCTCCGGCGCCGGTCTGGCCGTGCTGCCCCGCTATCTGTGCGCCGAGGCCCTGGAACGCGGCGAGGTCGTCGCCCTGCTCGACCCCGCGGTGCCCCCTCTGCGCACGTATTTCCTGGTGGTGCGGACAGGGACGCTCGCCATGCCACACATCGTGCGCGCGCATGAGTGGCTGCTGCGCGCTGCCGTCCACTGGGCCTGA
- a CDS encoding globin domain-containing protein, protein MDAPTTTSSDDDTSGEGGGWFTPRKPPKRQEDGEPQQSGADGPGPAEARRMASIRPLARPGSATAEATGPTPATESGGAALATEPPEGRIPAAREASEPTDVLTHARVAPTETRPDTGPAAQHNAGPAAQPDTRPESRPAAQVETRSPDAVLVQRTMAEIGPVSDKVTSYFYALLFTRHPDLRALFPAAMDTQRDRLLKALLTAAEHIDNTDVLVSYLKNLGRGHRKYGTQPEHYPAVGEALIGSLSRYASAVWDEETEAAWVRTYTTISQVMIDAAAEDELRAPAWWFAEVVAHDLRTPDIAVVTVRPDQPYPFLAGQYTSLETPWWPRIWRHYSFASAPRSDGLLSFHVKAVPAGWVSNSLVHRARPGDVLRLGPPSGSMTVDHTTDSGLLCLGGGTGIAPIKALVEDVAEHGRRRPVEVFYGARTDHDLYDIDTMLRLQQTHPWLAVRPVVDQRAQLPDAVREYGPWNEYDAYLSGPPGMIRSGVDALRDVGIPAGRIRHDSVEELVAAAT, encoded by the coding sequence ATGGACGCTCCGACCACCACGTCGTCGGACGACGACACTTCCGGCGAGGGAGGCGGCTGGTTCACCCCACGCAAGCCACCGAAGCGGCAGGAGGACGGGGAGCCACAGCAGTCCGGTGCCGACGGACCAGGGCCCGCCGAGGCGCGCCGCATGGCATCGATACGTCCTCTGGCGAGGCCCGGATCCGCCACGGCTGAGGCCACCGGCCCCACGCCCGCCACGGAGAGCGGTGGCGCCGCGCTCGCCACCGAGCCGCCAGAGGGGCGAATACCGGCCGCACGGGAAGCCTCCGAGCCGACCGACGTGCTGACACACGCACGCGTCGCGCCCACGGAGACCCGCCCGGACACAGGACCGGCGGCACAGCACAACGCGGGACCGGCGGCGCAGCCGGACACACGACCGGAGAGCCGACCGGCGGCGCAGGTGGAGACGCGATCCCCCGACGCCGTCCTCGTGCAACGCACGATGGCCGAAATCGGCCCTGTCTCCGACAAGGTCACCTCGTACTTCTACGCGCTGCTCTTCACCCGCCACCCCGACCTCCGCGCCCTGTTCCCCGCGGCGATGGACACCCAGCGCGACCGGCTCCTCAAGGCACTCCTGACCGCGGCCGAGCACATCGACAACACCGACGTACTCGTCTCGTATCTGAAGAACCTGGGCCGCGGACACCGCAAGTACGGCACCCAGCCCGAGCACTATCCGGCCGTCGGCGAGGCGCTGATCGGCTCGCTGAGCCGGTACGCGAGTGCGGTCTGGGACGAGGAGACCGAGGCCGCCTGGGTCCGGACGTACACGACGATCTCCCAGGTCATGATCGACGCGGCCGCGGAGGACGAACTGCGCGCCCCTGCCTGGTGGTTCGCCGAGGTCGTCGCGCACGACCTCAGGACCCCGGACATAGCCGTCGTCACGGTCCGCCCCGACCAGCCGTACCCCTTCCTGGCCGGGCAGTACACCAGCCTGGAGACCCCCTGGTGGCCGCGGATCTGGCGGCACTACTCCTTCGCCTCCGCGCCCCGCTCGGACGGGCTGCTGTCCTTCCACGTCAAGGCCGTCCCGGCCGGTTGGGTCTCCAACTCGCTGGTGCACCGCGCCCGTCCCGGTGACGTCCTGCGGCTCGGGCCGCCCAGCGGATCGATGACCGTCGACCACACCACCGACAGCGGGCTGCTCTGCCTGGGCGGCGGCACCGGTATCGCGCCCATCAAGGCGCTGGTCGAGGACGTCGCCGAGCACGGCAGACGACGCCCGGTCGAGGTGTTCTACGGAGCCAGGACCGATCACGACCTGTACGACATCGACACGATGCTGCGGCTCCAGCAGACCCACCCCTGGCTCGCCGTCCGCCCGGTCGTGGACCAGCGGGCACAACTGCCCGACGCCGTCCGTGAGTACGGCCCGTGGAACGAGTACGACGCGTACCTCTCGGGCCCGCCCGGCATGATCCGCAGCGGTGTCGATGCGCTGCGGGACGTGGGCATCCCGGCGGGCAGGATCCGCCACGACTCCGTCGAGGAACTGGTCGCCGCGGCGACTTAG
- a CDS encoding NUDIX domain-containing protein: MTVRPVVKRTARAVLLDGDDLILIKRTKPGVDPYWVTPGGGVEPEDETVVDALHREVHEELGAKIVDVVPCFVDTVEHIGEDGGATGVKVQHFFVCRLESMDIGLRHGPEIEEPCGEYEIVHVPFTRVGIASVHLVPLSLRHYLDGNIEGVRAMHAPDLG, from the coding sequence ATGACCGTCCGACCCGTGGTCAAGCGCACCGCACGCGCCGTCCTGCTGGACGGCGACGACCTGATCCTGATCAAGCGGACCAAGCCCGGCGTCGATCCGTACTGGGTCACCCCCGGCGGCGGCGTGGAGCCGGAGGACGAGACCGTCGTCGACGCACTCCACCGCGAGGTGCACGAGGAACTCGGCGCGAAGATCGTCGATGTCGTGCCCTGTTTCGTCGACACCGTGGAGCACATCGGTGAGGACGGCGGCGCCACCGGTGTGAAGGTGCAGCACTTCTTCGTCTGCCGCCTGGAATCCATGGACATCGGCCTGCGGCACGGCCCCGAGATCGAGGAGCCGTGCGGCGAGTACGAGATCGTCCACGTGCCCTTCACCCGGGTGGGGATCGCCTCGGTCCATCTCGTACCGCTGTCGCTGCGCCACTACCTGGACGGCAACATCGAGGGCGTACGCGCGATGCACGCCCCCGACCTGGGCTAA